A single Ignavibacteriales bacterium DNA region contains:
- a CDS encoding GIY-YIG nuclease family protein: MHIKDVTFSVVDVETTGLRPTYERIIEIGIVRYRNGEIIDSFQSFVNPGRSISTFITNYTGISDDMVEDAPYFEEILPKLQDYFDGTVLAGHNLQFDMGFIRAEFQRAGNPGFRPIKVCTLKLARRMYPFLKSKSLSNVAAHLKVRSAGAHRAIYDAETTARVLDRMLKAKISENPDFRLNDLIAFETSAKPTPARLQVNQNLVETISSVPDAPGVYYFLDRTNKPVYIGKAKSLRDRLKSYFSGTAPSKSKKLLRTAKKLKIEPCNTELTAFLTEAEMIKALKPKHNVMLREYGNKYYLRMRRDIPFPRPEIASSFDFDGNDYFGLFVSRKKAQQVLEIIDKAFQLRECKESELKKGRRCYLAEIERCTAPCENKNQDLYSEEIRAVYDFLEGKNNDRLSLLISKMKRLSDALLFEQAGELKAVIELMLAQIHKSSLLSEPVNAANVLVLVDGQTAQDFILFLEGKVYIKDYLLSDSREFFNALDDYFAGVIQTYSVPDDEDLEKLKICMNWMIKNKNQIKTYYLKNYRSKEELFSLVSKMKKTASPEGEYIFDIKDVINEFEQ; encoded by the coding sequence TTGCATATAAAAGACGTGACTTTCTCGGTTGTGGACGTTGAGACCACCGGTTTACGCCCAACTTATGAAAGAATTATTGAAATAGGTATAGTACGTTACCGGAACGGGGAGATTATTGATTCATTTCAGTCATTTGTCAATCCCGGGCGTTCAATTTCCACCTTTATAACCAACTATACCGGCATCTCTGATGATATGGTCGAAGATGCTCCCTACTTTGAAGAGATACTGCCAAAACTTCAGGACTATTTTGATGGAACCGTTCTGGCAGGACATAATCTTCAGTTTGATATGGGTTTTATCCGGGCGGAGTTCCAAAGGGCCGGCAATCCCGGCTTCAGGCCCATTAAGGTCTGCACCCTTAAACTTGCCAGACGCATGTACCCATTCCTCAAAAGCAAAAGTCTGAGCAATGTGGCAGCGCACCTGAAAGTCCGATCAGCCGGCGCGCATAGGGCGATTTACGATGCGGAGACCACTGCCCGGGTGCTTGACCGGATGCTTAAAGCGAAAATTTCAGAAAACCCGGATTTCCGGCTGAATGATCTGATCGCGTTTGAGACAAGCGCAAAACCGACCCCGGCCCGCCTGCAGGTAAACCAGAATCTTGTGGAAACTATCAGCAGTGTTCCCGATGCTCCCGGAGTTTATTACTTTCTTGACCGCACAAATAAGCCGGTCTATATCGGTAAGGCAAAATCTCTGCGTGACAGGCTGAAATCCTATTTCTCCGGTACCGCTCCTTCGAAAAGTAAAAAACTCTTAAGAACAGCTAAAAAACTTAAAATAGAGCCGTGCAATACCGAGCTCACAGCATTTCTGACAGAAGCGGAAATGATAAAAGCACTTAAGCCGAAACATAACGTAATGCTTAGAGAATACGGCAATAAGTATTATCTTCGCATGAGAAGGGATATCCCCTTCCCCCGGCCGGAAATAGCAAGTTCCTTTGACTTTGACGGTAATGATTATTTCGGGCTGTTCGTCTCCCGTAAGAAGGCACAGCAGGTTCTCGAAATTATTGATAAAGCTTTTCAGCTGAGAGAGTGCAAAGAAAGTGAGCTAAAAAAAGGAAGAAGGTGTTATCTTGCGGAAATAGAACGGTGCACCGCCCCCTGTGAAAATAAGAATCAGGATCTCTACTCTGAAGAGATCCGGGCTGTTTATGATTTTCTTGAGGGTAAAAACAATGACCGTCTGTCACTTCTGATCAGCAAAATGAAGCGCCTTTCAGACGCTCTTCTGTTTGAGCAGGCTGGTGAACTGAAAGCCGTAATTGAACTGATGCTGGCTCAGATTCATAAATCATCACTGCTTTCAGAACCGGTGAACGCGGCAAATGTGCTGGTGCTGGTTGACGGGCAGACCGCGCAGGATTTTATACTTTTCCTCGAGGGGAAAGTATATATCAAGGACTATCTGCTGAGTGACAGCAGGGAGTTTTTTAACGCACTCGATGATTATTTTGCCGGGGTCATTCAGACATACAGCGTACCGGATGATGAAGACCTGGAAAAACTTAAAATCTGCATGAATTGGATGATAAAAAACAAAAACCAGATAAAAACCTATTATCTGAAAAATTACCGCTCAAAGGAAGAACTGTTCTCCTTAGTCAGCAAAATGAAAAAAACCGCCTCTCCCGAAGGTGAATATATATTTGATATTAAAGATGTAATAAATGAATTTGAACAGTAA
- a CDS encoding S9 family peptidase, with the protein MKPGFIYFILCILFLSTAVIPQNTGEPEKILQSEYFAVPQPVVKKQNGLSEQIALLLKQTEIDLEAIDPVTGSQSNRIYTSWKETSASRNGTFSLKNTTGALAEVWLCLFIVSDAFMPVTVEAESDASFTLFLNEKALITSKSGLPDSLVRNSEKTQLTNGTHRAVIRCILPADNKERSISLAVNTEEAFAEDFTFALKPVKRLTTLQLLDDDKVSSASISRSGKYAVVSVSRYNTVNKKTDYSLRLYDAQSQKLTAVFPQSSVMSRLRWMASQPESFIYTESNSSETNIRQYFPATGNNLVLYRGISDLESYQISEDGKLLYILKSVRTKEESKSYKRYQNPNDRWPWANSKNKLILLDLNSGQEHLLADFDNSLRLHDISPDGKRLLISFSEDHFDNRPFSRTYSAELNPATGEIDTIRVFDWYRSAQYLSDDEIIYSGGPSMFGKEGVNVPDSLIPNEYDTQIYLYSIKKGSVSPITKNFNPAINSIYANQKKRILHLTVTEGSMQFYYEYDIKSGSFKRVPLAIEVVNDISVSDAGQVVYTGSGATVHEKAYYYHNGVSKILHDPAPHQTQFGKGKTKVFNYTTPAGKSIDGLLYYPVDFDPEKKYPCIVNYYGGTSPVSQDFEGRYPKNLWTSNGYFVYVVQPSGATGYGQEFSAIHVNDWGKTTSDEIIGAVNNLTASHEYIAKDKIGCIGASYGGFMTMTLLTRTDIFAAGISHAGISLLPSYWGEGYWGYLYSAIATAESYPWNRKDIYVDQSPIFHADKVNTPLLLLHGNSDTNVPPGESMQFYTALKILGKEVELVEIDKQDHHILEHDKRDFWTRLIIAWFDKQLKRQPGYWEHLFKQK; encoded by the coding sequence ATGAAACCCGGCTTCATTTACTTTATTCTATGTATTTTATTTTTAAGCACAGCTGTCATCCCGCAGAATACCGGAGAACCGGAAAAAATTCTTCAGTCTGAGTATTTCGCGGTTCCTCAGCCGGTTGTTAAAAAACAGAACGGACTGAGCGAACAGATTGCCCTGCTGCTTAAGCAGACAGAAATTGATCTGGAGGCAATTGATCCGGTTACCGGCAGCCAGTCCAACCGGATATATACATCATGGAAAGAAACATCAGCATCAAGAAACGGAACATTTTCCCTGAAAAATACCACGGGCGCTCTGGCAGAGGTATGGCTGTGTCTCTTTATAGTTTCGGATGCATTTATGCCCGTTACGGTTGAAGCAGAATCAGATGCCAGTTTCACCCTGTTTCTGAATGAAAAAGCGCTCATCACATCCAAATCCGGCTTGCCTGATTCGCTTGTCAGAAATTCGGAGAAAACCCAGCTGACCAATGGCACCCACAGGGCAGTAATCCGCTGTATCCTACCCGCTGATAATAAAGAACGAAGCATATCACTCGCGGTGAATACGGAAGAGGCATTCGCAGAGGATTTCACTTTTGCTCTGAAACCGGTTAAACGTCTTACCACGCTGCAGCTCCTTGATGATGATAAAGTCTCCTCTGCAAGTATATCCAGAAGCGGTAAATATGCTGTTGTTTCAGTCAGCCGCTATAATACCGTGAACAAAAAGACCGATTATTCACTCCGCCTTTATGATGCGCAGAGCCAGAAACTGACGGCTGTTTTTCCTCAGTCATCAGTCATGAGCCGCCTCCGCTGGATGGCTTCACAGCCGGAAAGCTTTATATATACCGAATCAAACAGCTCAGAAACCAATATCCGCCAGTATTTTCCGGCAACGGGGAATAATCTGGTACTTTACAGAGGAATTTCAGATTTGGAATCCTATCAGATATCTGAAGACGGTAAACTGCTCTATATCCTAAAATCAGTCAGGACTAAGGAAGAAAGCAAATCATACAAGCGCTATCAAAATCCGAATGACCGCTGGCCCTGGGCTAACAGCAAAAACAAGCTTATTCTGCTTGATCTGAATTCAGGACAGGAGCACCTGCTTGCTGATTTTGATAATTCACTTCGCCTGCATGATATATCCCCTGACGGGAAAAGACTTCTCATCAGTTTCAGTGAAGATCATTTTGATAACAGGCCGTTTTCACGAACCTATTCAGCCGAACTGAATCCTGCCACCGGAGAAATAGATACCATCAGGGTATTTGACTGGTACCGCTCCGCGCAATATCTCTCTGATGACGAAATCATTTATTCGGGCGGACCTTCCATGTTCGGCAAAGAGGGGGTAAATGTGCCCGACTCTCTTATTCCAAACGAATATGATACTCAGATATATCTTTATAGCATTAAAAAAGGCAGTGTCAGTCCCATTACAAAGAATTTTAATCCGGCAATAAACAGCATCTATGCAAACCAGAAAAAGAGAATACTGCATCTAACGGTCACGGAAGGGAGTATGCAGTTTTATTACGAGTATGATATAAAAAGCGGCAGTTTTAAGAGAGTACCTCTTGCGATTGAAGTGGTGAATGATATTTCCGTTTCTGATGCAGGACAGGTTGTATATACCGGTTCCGGTGCTACCGTGCACGAAAAAGCCTATTATTATCATAACGGAGTCTCTAAAATACTTCATGATCCCGCGCCTCATCAGACTCAGTTTGGCAAAGGGAAAACCAAAGTGTTCAATTATACCACCCCTGCGGGTAAAAGCATTGACGGTCTTCTCTACTATCCTGTTGATTTTGATCCGGAGAAAAAATACCCCTGTATCGTAAATTATTATGGCGGCACTTCACCAGTCTCCCAGGATTTTGAAGGCCGTTACCCAAAAAATCTCTGGACCAGCAACGGTTATTTTGTTTATGTAGTTCAGCCCTCCGGCGCAACCGGGTACGGGCAGGAGTTCTCGGCAATTCACGTGAATGACTGGGGTAAAACCACATCCGATGAAATCATAGGCGCGGTGAATAATCTGACTGCCAGCCATGAATATATCGCAAAGGATAAAATCGGCTGTATCGGCGCCTCCTATGGAGGGTTTATGACCATGACCCTTCTCACCAGAACAGATATATTCGCGGCAGGTATCTCTCACGCAGGCATCAGTCTCCTCCCCTCCTATTGGGGTGAAGGCTACTGGGGATATCTCTATTCCGCGATTGCCACTGCTGAGAGTTACCCCTGGAACCGGAAGGATATTTATGTTGATCAGAGTCCCATTTTTCATGCTGATAAAGTAAATACACCGCTTCTGCTTCTGCATGGCAATTCAGATACAAACGTTCCTCCGGGTGAAAGTATGCAGTTTTACACGGCACTGAAAATACTGGGGAAAGAAGTTGAACTGGTTGAAATTGACAAACAGGATCACCATATTCTGGAGCATGACAAGCGCGATTTCTGGACCCGGCTGATTATTGCATGGTTTGACAAACAACTCAAACGGCAGCCTGGTTATTGGGAGCACTTATTTAAGCAAAAATAA
- a CDS encoding GAF domain-containing protein: protein MANLSLIAVFSDNRETESIYLGVANSTGAKVLFKEKNRTALESMLGLHFDAVIVEITQPVMSEIDFVDQLSGLLPDTPLIVISQFFYDTRDIVFGEKISDFILKPLTLDKMEESIGKIAPGFMPAEKVAEIVSAPAAPEPRVSNVAYEGKKLSVLLEMSRDLNSVKDFDDLLHRIIVLATDALNAERATLFIVDKKKKELWSRTGIGIEKQEIRFPMDRGIAGEVALSGEAQIIDDPYSHPKFNKEIDIKTGFVTRNILTLAMKNISGDVIGVFQILNKKDGSFTKEDQSFLSAMAVNTGIALENALLREELKKQLDDVKRAYDELYIAQNAILKETKIVTYSEIESIIRGLSPGESSSEGDTAKITKEIRRIYPFDPQLKKYLDQIDSAKGGNSQLIIDILEEKRKSLLQ, encoded by the coding sequence ATGGCAAATTTGAGTCTGATCGCAGTTTTCTCTGATAACCGGGAAACAGAGAGCATCTACCTTGGAGTAGCGAACTCAACCGGCGCGAAGGTTTTATTTAAAGAAAAAAACCGGACGGCGCTTGAGTCCATGCTCGGCCTCCATTTTGATGCCGTAATCGTTGAAATCACCCAGCCAGTGATGTCGGAGATTGATTTTGTTGATCAGCTCAGCGGCCTTTTGCCCGATACACCCCTTATTGTGATATCACAGTTTTTTTATGATACCAGGGATATTGTATTCGGTGAAAAGATATCTGACTTCATCCTTAAGCCCCTTACACTGGACAAGATGGAGGAATCCATCGGCAAAATTGCTCCCGGATTTATGCCTGCTGAAAAGGTTGCAGAAATTGTATCTGCACCTGCTGCTCCTGAACCCAGGGTTTCAAATGTCGCATATGAAGGTAAAAAGCTCTCGGTTCTGCTTGAAATGTCCCGTGACCTTAATTCAGTCAAGGATTTTGACGATCTCCTTCACCGGATAATTGTGCTGGCAACAGACGCCCTGAATGCTGAACGGGCTACACTTTTCATTGTAGATAAGAAAAAGAAAGAACTCTGGTCAAGAACCGGCATTGGTATTGAAAAACAGGAAATTCGCTTCCCGATGGACAGAGGCATTGCCGGAGAAGTTGCCCTTTCAGGTGAAGCACAGATTATAGATGACCCTTATTCCCATCCAAAGTTTAATAAAGAAATTGATATAAAAACCGGTTTCGTTACCCGGAATATCCTTACCCTCGCGATGAAGAATATCTCCGGAGATGTGATAGGAGTTTTCCAGATTCTGAACAAGAAAGATGGAAGCTTTACAAAGGAGGATCAGAGCTTTCTTTCAGCCATGGCAGTAAACACCGGAATCGCTCTGGAAAATGCCCTGCTCAGGGAAGAACTGAAAAAGCAGCTCGATGATGTAAAACGTGCTTATGACGAGCTTTACATTGCTCAGAATGCAATACTGAAGGAGACCAAAATTGTCACCTATTCAGAAATTGAATCCATCATCCGGGGTCTTTCACCGGGTGAGAGCAGCAGCGAGGGTGACACAGCTAAAATCACCAAAGAAATCCGCAGGATTTATCCCTTTGACCCTCAGCTTAAAAAATACCTTGACCAGATTGACTCTGCTAAAGGCGGAAACTCTCAGCTGATCATTGATATCCTTGAGGAAAAGAGAAAATCACTCCTGCAGTGA
- a CDS encoding M48 family metalloprotease — protein sequence MLFSFRAKALLLLLMLITISVYPQKKDEFNWNDLDKYVEQEFGKIIKGTAEDKMIQDIAKNISKYIYTNEHTLTIKLIDNDEPNAFAFGNGSMYVLKGLFKTTESVNELAFVIAHEFSHVLLKHSDEAEEFKSRFNISSHDDHKMKAFTREQEYEADKYGILYALRAGYSPLGSVNWFNKMTNLGYEYPPLYVDYSDHPNFTQRVVQAFINIGAYYEYAKHFDYGLLYISMGNYPEAAEAFGKFLEKYPNYKEAYNNIAVAQMINVVAEKDVTLDLWISASLSKVSLFADNFDKPVRGNYTFQTRDFAEAIENIQAATKLDPKYAQPYVNLALINIFTKDYAKAKSNLDLAIKYNADLFEAHIAKGFLQVEQNNLKDAIKSFDNAIQIDNQNPQGYYNLAWAYQWNKQNDLAIQAWQRFLVLMPEGSYADIARQNLEALKTGNAPTITKNDNNPKDKTVYSTNNLGLAGVELNDDQTEVKNTLQSPDNKTADKSGDVWEYLTPNITVGFDKAGKVEYVLVFDRIEKGLESVGNINVGSSVEEVINKFGRPIQVLTEGGYLVYNYQNLGIAFWILDGRVKGIGIYRI from the coding sequence ATGCTGTTTTCATTCAGAGCAAAAGCACTTCTGCTTTTACTGATGCTCATTACCATTTCTGTTTACCCGCAGAAAAAAGATGAGTTTAACTGGAATGACCTGGATAAATATGTGGAACAGGAATTCGGCAAAATCATTAAAGGTACCGCCGAAGATAAAATGATTCAGGATATCGCTAAAAATATCAGTAAATATATTTATACGAACGAACACACCCTTACCATTAAGCTGATTGACAATGACGAACCCAATGCATTCGCGTTCGGCAACGGAAGTATGTATGTGCTCAAGGGTTTGTTCAAGACTACCGAGTCCGTTAATGAACTTGCGTTCGTTATCGCTCATGAGTTTTCACACGTGCTTCTTAAGCACTCAGACGAAGCTGAAGAATTTAAATCCAGATTTAATATATCCAGCCATGATGACCATAAAATGAAGGCTTTCACCCGTGAGCAGGAGTATGAAGCTGACAAATACGGCATTCTTTACGCACTCCGCGCCGGTTACTCCCCTCTCGGAAGCGTGAACTGGTTCAATAAAATGACCAACCTCGGCTACGAATATCCCCCGCTTTATGTTGATTACTCTGATCATCCTAACTTCACCCAGCGTGTGGTTCAGGCGTTTATCAATATCGGCGCTTATTATGAATACGCAAAGCATTTTGATTACGGACTTCTCTATATCTCCATGGGCAACTATCCGGAGGCTGCTGAGGCATTTGGCAAGTTCCTGGAAAAATATCCGAATTACAAAGAAGCGTACAATAACATTGCGGTTGCCCAGATGATAAATGTGGTGGCGGAAAAAGATGTGACGCTTGACCTCTGGATTTCGGCCTCGCTAAGTAAAGTCTCTCTTTTCGCCGATAATTTTGATAAACCGGTCAGAGGAAATTATACATTCCAAACAAGGGATTTTGCCGAGGCGATAGAGAATATCCAGGCCGCTACAAAACTTGACCCTAAGTATGCACAGCCCTATGTAAATCTTGCGCTAATTAATATATTCACCAAGGATTATGCAAAAGCGAAGTCAAACCTCGATTTAGCAATTAAATATAATGCTGATCTTTTTGAAGCACATATTGCAAAAGGATTTCTTCAGGTAGAGCAAAACAACTTGAAAGATGCAATCAAATCTTTTGATAACGCTATCCAGATTGATAATCAGAATCCGCAGGGCTATTACAACCTCGCGTGGGCTTATCAGTGGAACAAGCAGAATGACCTGGCTATTCAGGCATGGCAGCGGTTCCTCGTTCTGATGCCCGAAGGCAGTTATGCAGATATCGCCCGCCAGAATCTTGAAGCCCTCAAGACCGGCAATGCGCCAACCATAACCAAGAATGACAATAATCCGAAAGACAAAACTGTATATTCAACCAATAACCTTGGCCTGGCAGGTGTTGAACTTAACGATGACCAGACTGAGGTGAAGAATACGTTGCAGTCCCCTGACAATAAAACCGCTGACAAAAGCGGCGATGTCTGGGAATATCTGACTCCGAACATCACCGTTGGTTTTGATAAAGCCGGAAAAGTTGAATATGTGCTGGTTTTTGACAGAATTGAAAAAGGTCTTGAGTCTGTCGGGAACATAAATGTTGGTTCATCAGTAGAAGAAGTAATAAACAAATTCGGCAGACCGATACAGGTCCTCACCGAAGGCGGATACCTGGTTTACAATTATCAGAATCTCGGAATCGCATTCTGGATTCTTGACGGCAGAGTAAAAGGTATCGGAATTTACAGAATCTAA
- a CDS encoding M1 family metallopeptidase, with protein sequence MMKNIAAFLLLFTLCSSAQTLYTPYDVQKAYKNGTRTPEGNPGSKYWQNHASYTMYVSLTPPDAQLQGQSQITYFNNSPDTLKEIVFRLYPNLYKLGAERDFSLSAEDLHPGVDFTSFKVRGKEQLTDENTSFRQSETVLTIKLEEHLPPASSVNFEIAWNYPLPSKSNVRMGRYDSTSWFVAYWYPQIAVYDDVFGWDKIPYTGQKEYYNNFNDYTVTIDLPESFCAWATGELQNAADIMPDALLEKFTAAHTSEKVINLITKEEAEKGYKMKGREGRVQWNFTAMNVPDFAFALSDHYLWDAVSVVVDSTTMRRALVNAAYKKTSKDYYEVADFSRTIMAYFSHVLPGVPYPYPVMTVYNGQGGMEFPMMCNNGSTSRGGAFSLAAHEIAHTYFPFYMGINEKRYAWMDEGWAVMLPMDLVLEHFPDIDLRNRNAKAFNTVAGTEFEIPLYIPSQQTSGSAYRIHAYTRPGMAYYILRDALGKDNFDKALREYMKRWRGKHPLPNDFFYSFNNYLKDDISWFWKPWFFESGYAELFIKSAVQKKNDLTIIVEREGNLPVPVKLLITLEDGTTISKYETAAVWKTGLKEKKYTFKVSGKVESVLLGDLIIPDKVAENNFVKLSSTKK encoded by the coding sequence ATGATGAAAAATATCGCAGCTTTTTTACTTCTTTTCACACTATGCTCTTCCGCACAGACACTTTATACACCATACGATGTGCAAAAGGCCTATAAAAATGGCACCCGCACTCCTGAGGGTAACCCCGGTTCCAAATACTGGCAGAATCATGCATCCTATACCATGTATGTATCACTTACACCACCGGACGCGCAGCTTCAGGGTCAGAGCCAGATAACTTATTTTAATAACAGCCCGGATACACTCAAGGAAATCGTGTTCCGGTTATATCCCAATTTGTATAAACTGGGTGCTGAGCGTGATTTCTCACTTTCGGCTGAGGATCTGCATCCGGGAGTTGATTTTACTTCATTTAAAGTCAGAGGTAAAGAGCAGCTAACTGATGAAAATACATCCTTCCGGCAGAGTGAAACTGTTCTTACCATTAAACTTGAGGAACATCTTCCCCCTGCTTCCTCTGTGAATTTTGAAATTGCATGGAATTATCCTCTCCCCTCAAAATCAAATGTGCGCATGGGCAGGTATGATTCAACATCATGGTTTGTGGCTTACTGGTATCCGCAGATTGCTGTGTATGATGATGTATTTGGCTGGGATAAAATTCCTTATACAGGTCAGAAGGAGTATTATAATAATTTCAATGATTATACTGTAACCATAGATCTGCCGGAATCATTCTGCGCCTGGGCTACCGGAGAGTTGCAAAATGCCGCCGATATTATGCCAGATGCACTATTGGAAAAGTTCACTGCAGCTCATACTTCAGAAAAGGTTATTAACCTTATCACAAAAGAAGAAGCGGAGAAAGGGTACAAAATGAAGGGACGCGAGGGGCGTGTGCAGTGGAATTTTACCGCGATGAATGTCCCCGACTTCGCCTTTGCCTTAAGCGATCATTATCTGTGGGATGCAGTAAGCGTTGTGGTTGACAGCACTACCATGAGAAGAGCTCTGGTTAATGCTGCTTATAAAAAAACTTCAAAAGACTATTACGAAGTTGCAGATTTCAGCCGGACTATAATGGCATACTTTTCACATGTTCTGCCCGGTGTTCCATACCCATATCCTGTGATGACGGTATATAACGGACAAGGGGGGATGGAATTCCCCATGATGTGCAACAATGGGTCTACAAGCAGAGGAGGAGCATTCAGTCTGGCTGCGCATGAAATAGCACACACATACTTCCCGTTTTATATGGGCATTAATGAAAAGCGCTACGCATGGATGGATGAGGGTTGGGCTGTGATGCTCCCGATGGATTTAGTCCTTGAGCATTTTCCCGATATAGACCTAAGAAACAGAAATGCTAAAGCATTTAATACCGTTGCAGGAACGGAATTCGAAATTCCCCTCTATATCCCCTCTCAGCAGACAAGCGGTTCTGCATACCGGATCCATGCTTATACCCGCCCGGGAATGGCCTACTATATACTCCGTGATGCACTCGGCAAGGATAATTTTGACAAGGCGCTTCGTGAATACATGAAACGCTGGAGAGGAAAACATCCCCTCCCGAACGACTTTTTCTATTCATTCAATAATTATCTGAAGGATGATATCTCCTGGTTCTGGAAACCGTGGTTCTTTGAATCAGGATATGCAGAGCTGTTTATTAAATCAGCAGTGCAGAAGAAAAATGACCTCACCATAATCGTAGAACGGGAAGGAAATCTCCCGGTTCCGGTTAAGCTGCTCATTACACTTGAAGACGGCACAACCATCAGCAAGTATGAAACAGCCGCGGTATGGAAAACAGGTCTGAAAGAGAAAAAATATACCTTTAAAGTATCCGGAAAAGTGGAATCGGTATTACTAGGAGATTTGATAATTCCGGATAAGGTCGCAGAAAATAATTTCGTAAAATTAAGCAGCACAAAAAAGTAA
- a CDS encoding MmcQ/YjbR family DNA-binding protein: MFPDEIRIYCLKKPGTSESFPFDEVSPVYKVVDKIFCIVSLEPPLSVNLKCDPERAVDLREHYSAITPGWHMNKTHWNTVYLQQGMPDSLVRELIDHSYDLIVSKLKKSDRERLKK, translated from the coding sequence GTGTTCCCTGACGAAATAAGGATATACTGCCTTAAAAAACCGGGCACCTCAGAGAGTTTTCCCTTTGATGAGGTTTCACCGGTATATAAGGTTGTAGATAAAATTTTCTGTATTGTATCCTTAGAACCGCCTCTCTCTGTCAATTTAAAATGTGACCCTGAGAGGGCTGTTGATCTGAGGGAACACTACTCTGCCATCACACCCGGCTGGCATATGAATAAAACCCACTGGAATACAGTATATCTTCAGCAGGGTATGCCTGATTCACTTGTCAGGGAACTCATTGACCACTCATACGATCTGATCGTTTCTAAACTGAAGAAATCAGACCGGGAGCGTCTTAAAAAATAA
- a CDS encoding aminotransferase class I/II-fold pyridoxal phosphate-dependent enzyme, with the protein MNNRPTDKLPASGESIFATMSRMALEHNAINLSQGFPDFECPEKLKELVDYYIKKGFNQYAPMPGVPRLREEIREKTLRMYGSHYNADTEITVTAGATQALYTAITAITSPGDECIVFEPAYDSYMPAIQLSGGNIKPLKLKSGDFSLPWDEIRNTVTEKTRFLLLNTPQNPGGSVITADDRKQFEELAVKYPGLIFICDDVYENILFDGRVHYSFTQSNVLKPRSIVISSFGKSYHTTGWKMGYILAPEYYTKLIRKIHQFLVFSVNTPMQHAFADFLKDDDHTRELSPFYQRKRDLFNSLVSGSKFKLRPAEGTYFQLLDYSAISGENDRKFAERLTKEYGVAVIPLSPFYGDDHQTGMIRVCFAKRDEVLTAAAEKLCKI; encoded by the coding sequence ATGAACAATAGACCGACAGACAAACTGCCCGCCTCAGGAGAAAGTATTTTTGCTACCATGTCCCGCATGGCTCTTGAGCATAATGCGATTAATCTCTCTCAGGGTTTCCCTGATTTTGAATGTCCTGAAAAACTGAAAGAACTGGTTGACTATTATATAAAAAAAGGATTTAACCAGTACGCTCCTATGCCGGGTGTCCCCCGTCTCCGTGAGGAAATCCGGGAAAAAACCCTGCGTATGTATGGCAGTCACTACAATGCAGATACGGAAATTACCGTCACGGCGGGAGCAACTCAGGCATTATATACAGCTATAACAGCTATCACCTCTCCGGGTGATGAGTGCATCGTATTTGAACCCGCGTATGACAGCTATATGCCTGCGATACAGCTTTCAGGGGGCAATATTAAACCGCTTAAACTGAAAAGCGGTGATTTTTCCCTGCCATGGGATGAAATCAGAAACACCGTCACGGAGAAAACCAGATTTCTGCTGCTGAACACTCCTCAGAATCCGGGGGGAAGCGTTATTACAGCGGACGACAGAAAACAGTTTGAAGAACTCGCGGTAAAATATCCCGGTCTCATATTTATCTGCGATGATGTTTATGAAAATATTCTGTTTGACGGCAGAGTACATTATTCTTTTACCCAATCTAACGTGCTTAAGCCAAGATCAATTGTTATTTCTTCATTCGGTAAATCCTATCACACTACCGGATGGAAGATGGGATACATATTGGCACCTGAATATTATACAAAGTTGATCAGGAAGATTCATCAGTTCCTTGTCTTTTCTGTAAATACTCCCATGCAGCATGCATTTGCAGACTTCCTGAAAGATGATGATCACACCCGCGAACTTTCACCATTTTATCAGAGAAAAAGAGATTTATTCAACTCACTGGTCAGCGGGTCGAAATTCAAACTGCGTCCGGCAGAAGGCACCTATTTCCAGTTATTAGATTACTCTGCCATATCCGGTGAAAATGACAGAAAATTTGCTGAACGGCTGACGAAGGAATACGGAGTGGCAGTTATTCCCCTCTCTCCATTTTACGGAGATGATCACCAGACAGGAATGATCAGGGTATGTTTTGCCAAAAGAGATGAAGTTTTAACCGCAGCAGCGGAAAAATTATGTAAGATCTGA